TTAGGCTCTATCAAGGGTGGAACAAGAACTCTTCCTGGACTaacatatcccatgattcattgcgcttcagtgacaaactgtttttgttCTGAAGATGTAATGGGCGGCAAAAAGCAAGGCCAAAtagttaatgtaaaaaaaatcatgttttcaACCGAAGAACTTTTCATTTTAGCTTTGTTGATAGTCGATGGTGATGACAAGAGGATGTAAACGGTTGCAGTCCTTGTTTCATGCTATGtcattacagtaaaaacaatgGAGAGAgctgtagtgttttttttttttggactggAAACACTACCGCTTTTGTCCATGGAGGCGCCAAAATCATAGAAACAAGAAGTTCCTTATAGGAGCTTTCATAGTGAAGCTTCAAACCTACAGTCATTTTTCATATTGTTCATTTCCCATTCCAAAATCAAATTACTTACTTATCAAAGTGTCAGCTGTATCACACCCTTACTTTCTGTCACTCCACATAAACACACTACTTCCTGTATTGTTTAATTAATGAAGGGTGTAATTCCTTTTTGAGAAACTGAATATCtgtttctgtcttctctctcctccagacaTTTCTGATCGCCCTTGCTACTTATAGCAGTTCCAGTTCTGAGTGGCCATGACTGGGCACCGTAATGCCTCAAGTGTCCTTaccctcctggtcctcctgaCAGGAGCTTCCTTCCTCCAACTGTCCAGCCCCAATCCTATCAAAACCCCTGGAGAGATTCATAGCCCATATAGAAATACTCCTCCTGGGCTGATGGTGtcaggagagggggaaagaagggatgaggagagacgGCCATTAAAGAAAGAAGAGGCAGAAGCAGAAGAGGACCTCTTTAAAGACGTGGATCCCAAAACACTTGCAGCAGTTCTACTGGAGGCACTAAATCATTCAAAAgtagagagaaggatggagggagaggaggacgaagggaaagaagaagagatcaAAGCCGAGATAGGGGAGGAATACAGACAAGTGAGAATGATGGAAGGATCCGACCGAGACAGAGATGGACGACAGGAGTTAGAACTGCTGATGGCCATGCAGGGGAGGGAGcaacaaagagaggaggaagaggagaggaagaaagctcaggaagaagaggaaaagatgaCTGAAAAGGTGACAAGTCGTACCTCAAGTCAGACAGTCCAGGTTCAAACAGAACAGCAGCCCACAAGTCCAGATAGACAAGTGGAGAATGAGAAGGGTGCTGCTCCCCAGCAGGGACGAACCAACTCTGAACAAGGCAacaatgaggaagaggagcagctcagtccagaggagctgaggagcctTGAGACCATGATGAAGGAGTTTCCTAGTTTGGACACAGCCACTAAGAGGAATGGGGATTCAGAGCAAAACCAGAGAGAGAGCCGAGGGTACAGTAACCAAAATTACATCATACCGATAAATAAAGGTAGCAACCTTGCCATGTCGGAGAAGAAACTGAAATGGCAGGAGGAGACGCAGAAAGCCCTAAGTCTACCAACATTCAAGGGAGGCAACTTTATGGATGACTTCGAGGACAGAAACTATGGCAATAGTGCCGCACAGTCTAAGCTTccagcagagcaggagaggatGGAAGAAGATGAGCCAGAGGAGGATaaggaagacgaggaggtgatgagtccagaggaggaggaagttcgGGCCaaagcagagcaggaggaaatgaggaggCAGGCAGCAGAGGCACAGAGAGCCAAGATGGAGGAAGCGAAGCTAGCCGACATCGCCTCAGACATGCTGCTGCGCTACATGGTCAAACAGAATAACGGGAACAAGAAGGACAGTTCATCTCTGTCCAACGCCGCAGAGGACAAGAGGTCTGACGAAGAACAGGAAATGATTGAGGACGACGATATCGATCCTCAGACTATTGACAAGCTGATCGAAATTTCCAGCAAGCTACACCTTCCGGCCGATGATGTGGTGGacatcatcagtgatgtggagaagaagaaaaagaaagacttgCCATTTGAGCTCACATCGCATTGGCAACAACCTCTAACTCCCCTGTCTTCTCAGTTCTCATCCAACAATGGCTTCTTAACGTCACAGATTTCAACCAAGCAAAATAACCTGCCTGTATCAAAACTATCCTCTCCGGCTGCCAATCTCCTCAAAACCTGGTTCCAGGAGAAAACATCTGCAAAATCACAGGATCGCTGGAGCAAACCCGTAAACCCTCTGCTAGCCAATCAAAATCTGTGGCCCAAACCTCAGAAGACTTCGTCCGTCAAACAGGACCTGTGGCGCATACCACCCAAGTCCATTTTGAGTGGCTACCCTTCTTACCCCTCCAGTTACCCATTCTCCTACCAGAGGAAGCCCTACCCTGACTACTACCCCTTCTATTATCCAACTCCCCCCAGACCCAAACCTCGTTACTACCTCCCCAAACCTGCTCTCACCCGCAACCGCTACCTTGGAAATTCTCTGGATGATGCTAACATGTTCCCTCCCAGACGTCGTTATTACAGCTGGATCCAACCTCGGCTGAAAACCCCACCGGCAGGTAATCAGCAGCAACCCTACTACACCAGCTACCCCCTCCCATTATACCCACGTACATTTCAGCCAATTCCAAAACCACGCTCCCCTCCTCGAATGCCAGTAATCTCTCCTCAACAGCAGCAAAAGTATTACTCAGCCCTGGCACCTGCAGTGATGAGAAAAGAAGACTATTATGTGGCTGGAAAGCAGTCAGACAGCAGCAACCGTGACGATCTGGAGAAGTACATACAGCAGATACTCCTGGACAGACCATGGATGTTGGACTGAAGCACGGATAAGAGTGGGaataggaaaaaaagaaaagaggagcgaTGACCAGaaaaaagtgtatttctgtattttgctgatgtttggttttgtttttcacacgtAACAACTTTCTTTCTAATATGTGGGTTGGTTGTTATTAGGACAAGGACAATACAGAGGACTTTTCTTTCCAGAAGTAATctggataaaataaaactttggagggaaatgaaatgaaagataCACATCTGCTCTCCTCCTGCGTGAAAGAGGAAGAACCAGGATGAACGTGGTCTGGTGGAAAGCACGACATGGCAAAGAATTGTATCATGCAAGAACTTCTCATCCAAATTCCCAGCATGACAACCTTCTCCATTTGGACATTTTAATATGCCAACAAAGGAGGACGCTTAAATATCTTGTGATCTGTacctttaaaaaagaaatctatTTCAGAGTCAGATGAATCGTAGGTTGTGAGGACGGCTGGTGGAatttcactgtaaacacacacaaaaagaacatttgtaGGATTATCTCAGGCAGAGAAACATTCTAAAAAAGATTTCATAACCATAATTTATCAGAAAAAATATGCACAACTGGGCCAAACGTATGTGGACACcaaacattatatataatatataaacacaacaaatggggattctgatcatttctttattgacatttgacatttgaGTGGGGGGTATTGCTGAGTGGAAACACAACTTGGCTAAGACAAATTGTCGACACAACATTGGAATCTCTATGAGAGCTAAAAATATCACTGTACGCTAGTGTGGGTGTCCATATACTTTTGGCCATATTATACATCAACCCTTGGCCAATTCACattatagaaataaaatcagCATCATACATAAACTGGGACTGGCCTCATGTCAAAGTCACTCCCTGTTCTtgtctttaaaatgaatatattttatgaaaatatataattttcgTATTATTTGTATAGAAATGGAGCAAAATACCTCATCAGAGGAGCACCTCTTCATTAAGTGTGGTCACACATACCCACCAAAGCTCTTTATCATGAAATATAATGTACCAAATGCTTATTTCATACAGGGGCAGTGGAAGCCACGCTTACACCACTGTAATGGCTTGGATGACTCACCCTTTTGCATAACTTCAATTACCTTGTTGCCATGGCACCAAACCCTGGCCAAACTCCATACTGTTGACACCTACAGAGGAGAATGCAGAGGTGGAGGCACGCGTTCTTTTACTCAACAAATGCGTTTTAAAGGATGAGACGgtttcaatatttttattgtcattaaaTCCCATGAGAAAAATTATGATTGTGTTAGTGGCTGTCCATCCCTGACTGTTGCTCTCAGTTCCAAGCCTGAGACCTCGTTTTTAAAACAACTCCCCTCTATAGTTGAAAGATACCTGCCCAAAGTGTCCCTTAAGCCCAAAGTTCCCTTCAGCGCAATGAAGACCAGTTGATGTGATCTCAATTAtacatcatttgtttttcattcatcatcatcatcattatctcagagtctatttttaaatcttattttttaaccattttctaaatgtttcatAATCATCATTGATACATTTTATATGTTTGAAGTGGGAAAGTTGTTTCCAAATTGAGCAGAAATCTGCTGCCTTACATGTCACTGTGACATTCCGCCCATGGtgctctttatttttcttctgtaCCACTTGATATTGTCCATAGGAGAGAGGCTGCGACCTCTTCTGTTATGGAATCGGATGGGATGATGAACATAAATCTCAGTTTCCACTGAGGATGGGAACAGTTTGCTCATATTCAGGTGAATCTGTTCAAGCCGCAGTTTGTTAATTATCATTGATCATACATTTCACGGCTTGGATCGTATGACAGTGTTTTAACAATtataaaatgtgcaaaaaaggacGGTACTGCTGAGATTTAAATGGCTACCGATAATCAGTAATcaataaactgttatttttctccttcttccctgTTTTTCAAATATGTCACCGGGAACTGGAGCAAATGTTACTCTTTGGAATGGAGGTGTTGTTTGACCTTTGTGGCCACCTTTTGCTTAGTGACGAGCGCACCTCAGCATCTGTGTTGCCGAGCCTGGACAGAATCATGGAATCGACAATCTAGCAATGAACAAATTAGTCAAGGTCATTCGTCAAACAGAAGAAAGTGAACTGAGTTGAAGAAACAAAgctttttgtatatttttggttttatttacttGCTGTTTTCGATAAGATTGATGCAGGAATTTACAGAATaacaaagagaaagggagataAAAGGGGCTGATGTGAGGGTAAAGTGTCTGCACGTTTCTCTAtacttgcatttaaaaaaaaaaatttcatgcaagcatcaattaaaaaaagcattaaaaaaaatcttaaagcGAACAGAAACAATGACATTGGTGTACCGTATGATCAATGTTTGAGTCATGTACTCGGCAAGTATTGTCCATGGTCTTTCTAGCTGTACCTTGTTGTAACCATCGTAATAAACATGCGTTTGCTGGATGTTAAGAGGCGCATATCAATGACTACTTTGGCTAcacataaagaaagaaat
This sequence is a window from Platichthys flesus chromosome 24, fPlaFle2.1, whole genome shotgun sequence. Protein-coding genes within it:
- the vgf gene encoding neurosecretory protein VGF, yielding MTGHRNASSVLTLLVLLTGASFLQLSSPNPIKTPGEIHSPYRNTPPGLMVSGEGERRDEERRPLKKEEAEAEEDLFKDVDPKTLAAVLLEALNHSKVERRMEGEEDEGKEEEIKAEIGEEYRQVRMMEGSDRDRDGRQELELLMAMQGREQQREEEEERKKAQEEEEKMTEKVTSRTSSQTVQVQTEQQPTSPDRQVENEKGAAPQQGRTNSEQGNNEEEEQLSPEELRSLETMMKEFPSLDTATKRNGDSEQNQRESRGYSNQNYIIPINKGSNLAMSEKKLKWQEETQKALSLPTFKGGNFMDDFEDRNYGNSAAQSKLPAEQERMEEDEPEEDKEDEEVMSPEEEEVRAKAEQEEMRRQAAEAQRAKMEEAKLADIASDMLLRYMVKQNNGNKKDSSSLSNAAEDKRSDEEQEMIEDDDIDPQTIDKLIEISSKLHLPADDVVDIISDVEKKKKKDLPFELTSHWQQPLTPLSSQFSSNNGFLTSQISTKQNNLPVSKLSSPAANLLKTWFQEKTSAKSQDRWSKPVNPLLANQNLWPKPQKTSSVKQDLWRIPPKSILSGYPSYPSSYPFSYQRKPYPDYYPFYYPTPPRPKPRYYLPKPALTRNRYLGNSLDDANMFPPRRRYYSWIQPRLKTPPAGNQQQPYYTSYPLPLYPRTFQPIPKPRSPPRMPVISPQQQQKYYSALAPAVMRKEDYYVAGKQSDSSNRDDLEKYIQQILLDRPWMLD